A segment of the Gavia stellata isolate bGavSte3 unplaced genomic scaffold, bGavSte3.hap2 HAP2_SCAFFOLD_44, whole genome shotgun sequence genome:
ccttaggaactgcaggagctcctgcacccgagtaaagaattgcaccagcctctggactggaaatgggcagggtgtaaacgtGCCCAACTGAGTTGGTATGGGTCtcggcctctgaaaggggcttgaggtgaagcctggctgtggcgttggagtagccgatactgctgggcgcagtcccatctgtgccaggatccagtcgtaaaagtgctgcgtggaggtgtagactccgggccgtcttgctctcgcgcagcctttcccccagctggtgactccaacgagccagaagtagtctgcattgttatctttgcagacgagaggaccaccgctgtcgccctgcagcggaggagagaggacaaaggtgttgttgggtggcctccgtcagcactacggctggctccttctctctcacagcacctgccagagctgtgctctgcggcacagaaaggccccgctcaggtgccggggcctacaggagcttgtgtgggagggggtggtgggcctgtaaggtagggctcgctctcctctctgcacagcgatccttcatgtgtggaacgcacatgctccaggcttgggatgtggagctgcgtgctgccaagagcactggatgggctttgtgggcagagtcgcaggcctctggggcaaggggggcactgggcaaggagctgcaggtggggaaggggaggtgagccccagcagcggtggggacccagcggtgggagggtgacttgccaggcaaagcacgcgctggggtctgcgtgggacggttgtgagagggctgcctgtgctgctggggcttgactcgtagcacgctcctacctggcaggtgtcgatgccaccctgcgcgtagccagcacacaggttgtgggtgtggatggcccctctgtaccacccgctgctgttacagaggttgacatcaatgaggcggaccttggcctcctgcaggacatcagttgatcctccagctgcgagcacagagaggaattaacaccaggcagctcgttgccatttctcctcccctgtgtgggtgaagcccttccctagggcttggctttgcaccttgaaggcactgtaccggtggtccccgtgtgcctccctttggggaatggctcaggcccatctctctagaggcatgcgtccccgcagcctgactctggctttcgcctctgctctcaggaagcccaacccgtctcccctgcgtgccaagcttgcgctcaggacacgagtactttttgggaactcacatcttgcagtcgtggaaccccagccgctggcgtagcaggttgtcagctctgacactctcagcgaggcgtcgggcacacaggcaagctggatggagtagctgcactgcacaggctggtccagttccagcagggcgatgtcgttcctctgcgtgatgttactgtagtgctcgtgaaccagtagccgcttgatatggcgcacttgggcctcagggcccagctgagtcaaccgggtggccccgaccaccacgcgccacatggtgatgtgcctggaaggcagagggagagaggggtcagagggagcagagccatgtgctgcagcagccctgcagttccctgccttctgctccgcaagggagagaggcaagcagcgctagggagggggcgagtgccctggcacgccttaggcacaaggaatgttgagctggaggctgctaggaagcagtggcacaagcccagccttctcctgagcagtctctcagctgggctctgcagtacccaggcactgggcggactgcaaggagacgggatggcagtagcacacggtgctgcggacagggcacctgctagtgttgtggggatatccgcgttccctggtcctccccttacctggcctcaatgaagcagtgggctgctgtgaggacccactgtgggctgatgagggaccctccgcatgtatgccccgtgcctgttttccagggatcctggatgctgacgatccagggccaggcccctggctgggcatctgtgccacccacgacgcgcgacacgCCGTgctgagaagccatgggccggagcacacaggtccctctggaaacagaaactcctcattactgtcctgctcgagggcttgctgctcttcaggctacgagtcagctgtcttccctctccacaaggcgttgcgtggacagcaaggccagggaaccccgtggggcgtgcgtgcatccgcccccgtttctgttttatccccgcaggccagttgtgccagcagcgtgggtgctggcaaggaactgaagttcccaggtggggttcaggaagctgtggcgtggccacaggggacaagcgggcaccctccagtgaagcccataagggttgcccaagctccctgccggagccttgggccacttacttacccacaggtgtcccacgtgccgtgcgcaggcccgcacagggccagcaggacgaggaggcggagcaaattcattgctgccagcaacacgtggcagctgcaagcacggagagctcgtcgccaccagcgcggcaaacgacgtagtgcccgcagtactcgcgttgcccgcggtgcccttggTCCCGGGGCTGATGTTCACTGTTCTTcgaaaagaagagacagaatgtaGCAACAAGACTATGTCTCcttatttatgtaaaagttcagcccaatttcatttttcactctgaagtCTGACCAACAGCACATGATGgaaacagtttggaaagcatTCAGCATGCACAGccataaaatcacttttaaacaaCTACAGCATACGAGCAGGATCTCAACACCTAACAACTGAAATTCACAAAGGTGAACAACATTTCACAAAGGTGAACAACAAGTCTCTCTTTTCAGAGCTCTACTGCTAGGGGGTTTGTGTAAGCAGCATGTAGCCGATActgtatgtattaaaatgacaCGTAAGACAGAGACATGTGGAAAAGTCCTTGACAGCAACCAAATACGTACATACCTCAAATACacacttttaatttaaacatctttgctcAGAATATAATGCCAGAAGAATATAGTACACACTTAAGTTACAAAACAACAGCTATCCCACATTGTGCTGTGGGCTATtgtttttatatgcatatacttATATTGTACTCGCAGCCAAACACCAAGTTCCCTCCATTCACATACACACCtacccaacagaaaaaaataaaccttagtAACAGAGATCACCCCATTGTAGCCATCAACAGTTCCACTCTCAATGTCTCACATTAAATTCTCCTAGATTTACATGTTTGTTTCACGCTCATTTCGAGCTATGCCTTAGATTCAGCTTGCCAAGGCAGGACCTATCAGTCTGTATCTTGCATGTCAGTAGCTACATTAACCTAtgaattcatgtcagagcttgCTGGATTATACCTATCTCTTGCTAAAAAGCCCgagcaatgaagaaaaggacacacgctttggaagaaatattaCAGAGAGGCTTTCTAAGAAAGAGTTAACTTGTTAAGTCAAACCAAGGCCAGATAGCTCCTACAGACACATTATCACCCAGTTACACCAAAACCCCCTCAAAAATCCTCTATTAACACTCACCCATTcttgctgggagctctgctttGGTCAGGAAGCAATGGCATAACTCCAAACAGTCTCAGGCTTGACAGGATGTCTAAGCATGGCCAATTTGTACTATACCAAAGTATAGTAACAGATGTGTCCTTAATCGACAGGTTTGCCTTCTCCA
Coding sequences within it:
- the LOC132321759 gene encoding acrosin-like, which translates into the protein MASQHGVSRVVGGTDAQPGAWPWIVSIQDPWKTGTGHTCGGSLISPQWVLTAAHCFIEARHITMWRVVVGATRLTQLGPEAQVRHIKRLLVHEHYSNITQRNDIALLELDQPVQCSYSIQLACVPDASLRVSELTTCYASGWGSTTARCEFPKSTRVLSEAKVRLIDVNLCNSSGWYRGAIHTHNLCAGYAQGGIDTCQGDSGGPLVCKDNNADYFWLVGVTSWGKGCARARRPGVYTSTQHFYDWILAQMGLRPAVSATPTPQPGFTSSPFQRPRPIPTQLGTFTPCPFPVQRLVQFFTRVQELLQFLRGTKA